The following is a genomic window from Deinococcus reticulitermitis.
CTTCAAGCGCCGGAAACGAACACAAGGGTTCTGGCAAGTTAACCAGGTACGGGGCGACGTTTCTGGCAGGCCGCCTGAAGTTCAGGCGGCCCGCTGCACGGTCTCACCCCAGATCCGCAGCGCGTTCGTCAAATTGCTTCGCCTTGCTGAGGTGGGTATGGTGGTTCGGGTGTGCTGGTGAAGGTTCGAGACGCGGGCGTGCAGGGCGAGGAACTCCTGGGTCCGTTGTCGTCGCTTGAACCCTAGTTGTTGTCGTTCCTGTCGTCGGGTGGGGCGGTGTGACTGCTCGATCAGATTGTTACACCGTAAAGCTGAGGTGACTTGGACGTGCTCCACAAGGTGGAGCACGCGAAGTTCCCGGATGGCCGCACCGTAGCTCCACAGCTTGTCGGTGTGGATGACCTCGGGGGCGTCGTACTCACCAAGCAGCCGGGTAAAGAAGGTGCGGGCCGCCTGCGTGTCCCGGTGCGGCTGAAGCAGGATGTCGAGCACAGCGCCGTACTCGTCCACCGCCCGCCATAGCCAATGGGTGACCCCTCCGACCTTCACGCACACCTCGTCCAAGGACCACCGGGAACCCCGTCGGGGTTCCCGGTGACGCAGTTCTTCGGTGAGCAGAGGGGCGAACTTGATGTTCCATTGGCGCAGGGTTTCGTGACTGACGACCATCCCGCGTTGAAACAGCAATTCTTGCACGTCTCGCTGGCTGAGCGGGAAGCGGTGATACAGCCATAGGGCGTAGCCGATGATGCTCAGAGGAAAACGGTGGCGGTAGGGCTTCCGGTCCTGCACCGTTCAGCAGCCTACCTGGTTTAACTTGCCAGAACCGATATAATGCTTTTCAAGGCATATTCTCTAGGGGGAATACTTTGGCAGATTCAGCACAGTGGGAGGTGGAATACACCGATGAACTGGAAGCGTGGTGGGAAGCCCTCACTGAGGATGAACAAGACGCCATTGCCGCTGTGGTCGGCCTCCTCCAGGACGATGGGCCAAATCTGAAGTTCCCGCACAGCAGCGGCATCTCCACTTCCCGGCACTCGCACATGCGGGAACTCAGGATTCAGTACGCCGGACGGCCCTACCGGATTCTCTACGCCTTCGACCCTCTCCGAAACGCCATCCTACTCATTGGTGGAGATAAGA
Proteins encoded in this region:
- a CDS encoding IS6 family transposase, encoding MQDRKPYRHRFPLSIIGYALWLYHRFPLSQRDVQELLFQRGMVVSHETLRQWNIKFAPLLTEELRHREPRRGSRWSLDEVCVKVGGVTHWLWRAVDEYGAVLDILLQPHRDTQAARTFFTRLLGEYDAPEVIHTDKLWSYGAAIRELRVLHLVEHVQVTSALRCNNLIEQSHRPTRRQERQQLGFKRRQRTQEFLALHARVSNLHQHTRTTIPTSARRSNLTNALRIWGETVQRAA
- a CDS encoding type II toxin-antitoxin system RelE/ParE family toxin; this encodes MEYTDELEAWWEALTEDEQDAIAAVVGLLQDDGPNLKFPHSSGISTSRHSHMRELRIQYAGRPYRILYAFDPLRNAILLIGGDKTGQSRWYEIYVPIADDLYDTHLNILEKEAQGGKKVE